One Coffea arabica cultivar ET-39 chromosome 5c, Coffea Arabica ET-39 HiFi, whole genome shotgun sequence DNA window includes the following coding sequences:
- the LOC140007782 gene encoding uncharacterized protein isoform X5, with translation MVDIRLDLAPRGGDPDPRLLFGLSNPSGFLGMSSFPAPPHLQNQTQYFNSDATRNTIPWPPAAIALPNFQLQPSVPPAAIALPNFQPQPSVQGPQDGSKLSQEEQKKVLNRLKKEAYNPVTKLSRRKPNLYYRDNPLTISKELEKEKHEEGKRCAICLEDFEPKEIVTITPCNHMFHEECIVPWVKNEGRCPVCRFAISERFGETAAGSSNVTANDHFGNDLTAIVRAMEEAFVPENMRRFVEFLT, from the exons CTGTTTGGGCTAAGCAACCCCAGTGGATTTCTTGGCATGTCCAG TTTTCCAGCCCCACCACATTTGCAGAATCAAACTCAATACTTCAACAGTGACGCAACAAGAAACACAATACCATGGCCACCTGCAGCTATTGCTTTGCCAAATTTTCAGCTGCAACCGAGTGTGCCACCTGCAGCTATTGCTTTGCCAAATTTTCAGCCACAACCGAGCGTGCAAGGCCCCCAGGACGGGTCCAAATTATCTCaagaagagcaaaagaaagTCTTGAACAGGCTGAAGAAAGAAGCATATAATCCCGTGACAAAATTGTCGAGAAGGAAACCAAATCTGTACTACCGAGATAACCCACTTACTATTTCCaaagaactagaaaaagagaagcATGAAGAAGGTAAGAGGTGTGCCATTTGCTTGGAAGATTTTGAGCCTAAAGAGATAGTTACGATTACTCCTTGCAACCACATGTTTCATGAGGAATGTATTGTTCCTTGGGTGAAGAACGAAGGTCGATGCCCTGTTTGTAGGTTCGCAATCAGTGAAAGGTTCGGAGAAACTGCAGCTGGCTCTAGCAATGTGACTGCAAATGACCATTTTGGGAACGATCTGACTGCAATCGTGAGAGCCATGGAAGAAGCTTTTGTACCTGAAAACATGAGGAGGTTTGTGGAGTTCCTTACCTAA